The following are encoded in a window of Telmatobacter sp. DSM 110680 genomic DNA:
- a CDS encoding AAA family ATPase, which translates to METQPDTPSAPSVEAQAIERSPQAPKGYVVLAIGLPGSGKTTWFRRRGVTPLSSDLLRNILFDDVEEQKFQGLVFSTLRSLLRARLIAKMPWNYVDATNLSVHERRQWIKMAKSFGYETQAVFFDVPLDVCLDRNRQRDRSVSEDIMRKMAEKLKAPLFEEGFAKITVVRVKSAG; encoded by the coding sequence ATGGAAACGCAGCCTGATACGCCATCGGCTCCTTCGGTGGAAGCGCAGGCCATCGAACGCTCCCCACAGGCGCCCAAAGGCTACGTAGTGTTGGCCATCGGGTTACCGGGATCCGGCAAGACAACCTGGTTCCGCCGCCGCGGCGTGACCCCGCTTTCCAGCGACCTGCTGCGCAACATCCTCTTCGACGATGTGGAGGAGCAGAAGTTCCAGGGGCTGGTATTTTCGACTCTGCGCTCGCTGCTGCGTGCGCGCCTCATCGCCAAGATGCCGTGGAACTACGTCGATGCGACGAACTTGTCGGTGCACGAACGGCGCCAGTGGATCAAGATGGCCAAAAGCTTTGGCTATGAGACGCAGGCGGTCTTCTTCGATGTGCCGCTTGATGTTTGTCTTGATCGCAACCGCCAGCGCGACCGGTCGGTAAGCGAAGACATCATGCGGAAAATGGCAGAGAAGTTGAAGGCCCCGCTTTTCGAAGAGGGCTTCGCGAAAATCACCGTGGTCAGGGTAAAGAGCGCCGGATAA
- the gap gene encoding type I glyceraldehyde-3-phosphate dehydrogenase, giving the protein MAVKVGINGFGRIGRNVLRAALGNPEIDFVAVNDLTSPATLAHLLKYDSVLGNLKNDVTSGDDFISVDGKKIKVWAERDPAKLPWADVGAQIVIESTGHFTDATKAKAHLGTTVKKVIISAPATNEDITLVLGVNEDKYDAAKHNVISNASCTTNCLAPVVKVLIAHCGIVSGIMTTIHSYTNDQVILDFPHKDLRRARAAALSMIPSSTGAAKALKLVIPETSGKLDGFSLRVPTPNVSIVDLTFISEKTTDVKAVNAALKAASEGELKGILGYDENQLVSSDFKGNPLSSIVDAPLTKVIGNSVKVLSWYDNEWGYSNRVVDLVGFLVKKGL; this is encoded by the coding sequence ATGGCAGTTAAGGTTGGCATCAACGGCTTCGGCCGAATTGGCCGCAACGTTTTGCGCGCCGCCCTGGGCAATCCCGAGATCGATTTTGTTGCCGTTAACGACTTGACCAGCCCGGCAACTCTCGCCCATCTGCTCAAGTACGACTCGGTTCTCGGAAATCTGAAGAACGACGTCACCTCAGGGGACGACTTCATTTCAGTCGACGGCAAGAAGATCAAGGTCTGGGCCGAGCGCGACCCCGCCAAGCTGCCCTGGGCAGATGTAGGCGCACAGATCGTCATCGAATCTACCGGCCACTTCACCGACGCCACCAAAGCCAAGGCGCACCTGGGCACGACCGTCAAGAAAGTCATCATCTCCGCTCCCGCGACCAACGAAGACATCACCCTTGTTCTCGGCGTCAACGAAGACAAGTACGACGCGGCCAAGCACAACGTGATCTCCAATGCCAGCTGCACCACCAACTGCCTGGCACCGGTTGTCAAGGTTCTGATCGCTCACTGTGGCATCGTCAGCGGCATCATGACCACGATTCACAGCTACACCAACGACCAGGTCATCCTCGACTTCCCGCACAAGGACCTGCGTCGTGCCCGTGCTGCAGCCCTGAGCATGATTCCCAGCTCGACCGGCGCCGCCAAGGCTCTCAAGCTGGTTATCCCGGAAACCTCGGGTAAGCTCGACGGCTTCTCCCTGCGCGTCCCGACCCCTAACGTCTCCATCGTTGATCTCACCTTCATCAGCGAGAAAACGACCGACGTCAAGGCTGTTAACGCCGCTTTGAAGGCAGCCAGCGAAGGCGAACTCAAGGGCATTCTTGGTTATGACGAGAACCAGTTGGTCAGCTCCGACTTCAAGGGCAACCCGCTGTCTTCCATCGTCGACGCTCCGTTGACCAAGGTCATCGGCAACAGCGTCAAGGTGCTGAGCTGGTACGACAACGAGTGGGGTTATTCCAACCGCGTAGTTGACCTCGTCGGTTTCCTGGTTAAAAAGGGCCTCTAA
- a CDS encoding RidA family protein, translated as MRKNISGGSPFEPIIGFSRAVRVGNTVHVAGTGPVGADNEDAAGQTRRIFAIAEKALNEAGASFDDVVRTRMYLTHVEDWEAVGRVHGEFFGNIRPAATMLVVAALLNPNWRVEIEMDAVISDPSEFSFSEQRS; from the coding sequence ATGCGAAAAAACATCAGCGGCGGATCCCCCTTCGAGCCCATCATCGGGTTCTCGCGTGCTGTTCGTGTTGGAAATACCGTTCATGTAGCCGGAACCGGGCCTGTCGGCGCAGATAACGAAGACGCCGCAGGACAGACGCGGCGCATCTTCGCCATCGCTGAAAAGGCTCTCAATGAAGCCGGCGCGTCCTTTGATGATGTCGTCCGCACCCGCATGTATCTCACCCACGTAGAAGACTGGGAAGCTGTGGGACGCGTCCACGGCGAGTTCTTCGGCAACATCCGACCTGCCGCCACCATGCTCGTGGTCGCCGCCTTGCTCAACCCGAACTGGCGCGTAGAAATCGAAATGGACGCTGTGATATCCGATCCGAGTGAATTCAGCTTTTCAGAACAGCGGAGCTGA